AGGTCTTTGCATCCGCAATGGATTTCTTGGCGTCTCCTAACGTCCGTCATACCTCCTGTTTGATCGTTGATGTCCACATGCCGCGCATGACTGGGACTGAGTTGCATAGCCGCTTGGTAGGATCTGGCTACGACATACCAACAATTCTGATCACGGCTTACCTCGATGACGGCGCGCGAACTCGAGCTCTGGGTCAGGGCGTCGTTGGCTACCTGACCAAACCCATTGACGAAGAGGTTCTGCTCGGATGCGTCGAATCGGCTCTGCAGCGCGCAAAATCGGATGAAAACCCATCATGACCGCAAAATCATCTCCACCAAGGCAGTTCAACAAATGAGAGGGTTCCAGCGTGGAACGCGGTGGGCCACGAGAAGTTCGCCAGTTTGATGTCCTCACCTCCATGCTGTAGCCGCCCGATGAATGTCAGCTCACCTTCACGCTCCGTTAGCAGCGACGGATTTAGGGAACCCGGGATCACTCGGTGGCGTTTGGGCGGGGCGGTCCCCTTTGCGCCGCTTCAGCTTTCGGTCGCTTTGCTGAGCTCCCACGGCGGGGTTTCTGCGTTCTGTTCGCCACGAGTCTTCCGGCTCAGCCGGTTGCTTGCGGTCTATGGGGGAGCATCGAGTGCGGGAGGTCTCCGATTTGCGGCGTGTTAACCGGTTCGGCGGATTAAGACCGAAATGACCCGTTTACGTGGGATACCGTGCTCACCGTTACGTCGCGCGAACGGATACTGCTAGGCCACCACTCGTAGATGCAGGTCTTCTTCCGGCTCATGAGCTGCGTTCCTAAAGCGCCGAAAGCCAGACCGACCTCGACGCAATGAGAGGCCGAGATGCCTCCACATTCCGAATACCAAACTTGGTCGCGACGTCGCAGGTCATTCATATGTCAAAGGAGGAGCCACGCTTCGGCGGTAATCCGCCGGGGCAATTCCCGTCGCCTTCCGGAACGCCGTGGCGAACGCGCTACGACTGCTGAAGCCTACCGCCCGACCGATTTCCGTCATCGAGCCCGCTCGTTTTTCCAGCAGCAACTTGGCGTGCTCAACACGATGCTTAGTTTGGTACCGATGTGGCGGCATTCCGACAGATTGCTTGAATACCCTGCAGAAATGATATGGGCTCAGACGAACGAGCTGCGCCAACGTACCAATCGGTATCCGCTCATTGAGATGTTCCTGGATATAGGCGCTGACGAGTCGTTGCTGCCACGGTGCAAGGCCGCCTTGGAGTTGAGGTTGAATGCTGGGCATCCCGCAAGTGAAACGCACGATTTCATGTATGAGCAGAGTACCGAGGCTCCCGAAGTACATCGGGTCTCCTGCACGGCTCTCGACGAACGCCTTCAGCTTGAGCGCGGTGTGCCAGAGCGCTTCGTCTTCAAATAGTATACGTGGAGCGTTCGGTAGGTCGGTGATGCCACGCTTAGAAAGAACCTTCAGGTTCTCAGGTTCGAAGTAGAAGTACATGAGCCGCATCTGCGACCCGCGCAGCTCGTGCCAATCGTGAAATTCGCGGCCAGCCGGCACGAATGTCAGTTTCCGCTCGAGGTTTCGGAGCGCAGATCGCGGCAGACCTTCCACGAATGTCTCTCCTTCACTGCGCTCTCCCTTCTCGTACATCACGAGCATATGGACTGGAGCCCGAAAATGATTCTGGATTCTACCTCGTCCGGTGAATCGCAAGGATTCGGCCGTCATGCCATGCCCATTTACCTTGAAGCGTGCCACAGTGTCGGAAGGAGAGATTTCAACGACAGGATGGATCACGTCCGCCACGAGGTGACCATCTGATTGGCGAATTGTATCAAAAATGGAGCAGTCATGGTCGCCTTCAAAGTTTCGGGACGGGGTTATCGGAAGCAACGCTTGCGATCTTGAAAGCTGGTGCCGATCGTTAGGGCCACGCGGCGAACGGCGTAGCGTCGTCGAATTCTCCCGTAAACGGACTTGGTGGAGTTCGGCTCCCAGTTTGGAGGTCGGAAGCAGTAGGGGGCCTTCTGGCATGGCTTCTCCTGTTCGCTCAAAGTGGGTTCGTGCTGTCAACTGACCGTCATTTGCTAGACACATGGGGTCGACCTCCGGGTGCCTATTCAGGACTCTTTAATTCCGTTGTCGCGGTGTTTCTGCGTGGGCACTAGGCCGAGCGCCGGCTTTCTTCACCCGAATCCGCGACGAACGGGTCGAGGTGAGCATGCCGTGTGATACCTTGGTCCTCAATTGCACTCGCATTTGCGCGTCTGACAGGAAGGGCCAAACGGGGATAGACTTTCGCGGAGCCGAGCTGCGACTTTCGTATATCCAGGCTTCGACTTAATTCACGCGGAGCTTCACATGGCCAACTCGGAGTCCTGAACCGTCGGGCGCGCCGCCGAGTTGGTTGGATGTCCCTCAGGATCCCGCGCATGCTACGGAGAAGCACAAGACCAGAAATACCGGGCGGCGGGTCCTAACCTGGAACGACTGTTCTTCAAGCGCCTATTGTTTCGCCTGGACCCAATTTTGGTGCAGCTCTAGTTTGCCGCGCCGGCTAGTCAGGCCTGTAGCAAATCAATAATTCCGTACGCCCTACTCGGAGGCAAACTATGCAGTCGCCGAGCAAACTCGTCAGACGCGGCAAATTAGTCGTTCGGAGGTGGTAGATCATCGCGTCCGCCCGAGCTTGCGACTTTGTGGCGAGTGCAATCGAAATGCGTACCTAATCTTCGCGGTCACAACACCATAGGCCACTATGCGCTCATCGTGATTGGTGCGAGATAGTTCTCACGAGTTCGGTCACGGGTTTGATTTTGAAGATGCGTGGCCGATTCTCGAAGGATGCACTGGTACCGCGATGGCCGTTTGGAAACGTACCGCTTGATAGCGCTCCCCGTGGCCCGCATTTTCTATCCCGGCCCCTGAGACCCGCGAAAGCGATTGCTACGCGGACACCCCTAACTCCCTCCGTACTGGTCTTGATCGTAGGCCTGCAAGATGCGGACAAAATCGGCCATGCTGGATTGGTCTCGATTTTCGGCCATAGCCCCAAGTTGTGTGTTGGGCGCGGGCGGGCTCCCTCGCCAAAACCAGATTAGGAGATCCACGATGTTTTTCATGGTCGGCTCTCCGCAGCGAACCGTCGAACTAAGGGCTTGCGGGATCGGCGAAGCACGTTTCGGTCAGGGGAAGGGTCGGTCGGGCGCTACGCCGCCGACCTTATCCTGCAACTGCCTGCTCGCGGGCCGGTTCCGTTGCGTTTCATTCCGTATCAACAGCTAGCACGGTGCGCGTGATTGACGCCATTGGGCGCAGGTATCAAGTGACAGTGCAGAGGTATTGGTTGAATAGAACGCTGGTCTATCCGGAATGAGAGTACGCAAAAGAAGGGCCGCCTGCGTTGCCACAAGCGGCCCAAGTCTAGGGAGGCGCCCAAGGTGGGCAGCGATGGCGGGGGGAGAGGAGGACCATCGCGGCCTCATACATACGATGATCGCGATAGGCGGCTCAATTGAACGCCAGTACGGACCAGTCATCCAAATG
This is a stretch of genomic DNA from Bradyrhizobium sp. CB2312. It encodes these proteins:
- a CDS encoding response regulator; its protein translation is MSSETQISIIDDDEQSREALAGLMQAVGFTTEVFASAMDFLASPNVRHTSCLIVDVHMPRMTGTELHSRLVGSGYDIPTILITAYLDDGARTRALGQGVVGYLTKPIDEEVLLGCVESALQRAKSDENPS
- a CDS encoding AraC family transcriptional regulator: MPEGPLLLPTSKLGAELHQVRLRENSTTLRRSPRGPNDRHQLSRSQALLPITPSRNFEGDHDCSIFDTIRQSDGHLVADVIHPVVEISPSDTVARFKVNGHGMTAESLRFTGRGRIQNHFRAPVHMLVMYEKGERSEGETFVEGLPRSALRNLERKLTFVPAGREFHDWHELRGSQMRLMYFYFEPENLKVLSKRGITDLPNAPRILFEDEALWHTALKLKAFVESRAGDPMYFGSLGTLLIHEIVRFTCGMPSIQPQLQGGLAPWQQRLVSAYIQEHLNERIPIGTLAQLVRLSPYHFCRVFKQSVGMPPHRYQTKHRVEHAKLLLEKRAGSMTEIGRAVGFSSRSAFATAFRKATGIAPADYRRSVAPPLTYE